From Anopheles funestus chromosome 3RL, idAnoFuneDA-416_04, whole genome shotgun sequence, a single genomic window includes:
- the LOC125771603 gene encoding pyruvate carboxylase, mitochondrial isoform X1, which yields MQLFSAQLAVAGLRRSNRARLWAISKNGFASQVEYKPIRSVLVANRGEIAIRVFRACTELGIRSVAVYSEQDKMHMHRQKADESYIVGKGLAPVEAYLNIPEIIRVCKENDVDAVHPGYGFLSERSDFAQAVIDAGLRFIGPSPKVVQQMGDKVAARKAAIEAGVPIVPGTDGPVTTKDEAVEFCRKHGLPVIFKAAYGGGGRGMRVVRKMDEVEDNFLRASSEAKAAFGNGAMFIEKFIERPRHIEVQLLGDKAGNVVHLYERDCSVQRRHQKVVEIAPAPRLPIEVRDKMTEYAVRLARHVGYENAGTVEFLCDESGNFYFIEVNARLQVEHTVTEEITGIDLVQSQIRVAEGMTLPELGYTQENIKPQGYAIQCRVTTEDPANDFQPNTGRLEVFRSGEGMGIRLDSASAYAGAIISPYYDSLLVKVISHASDLQSSAAKMNRALREFRIRGVKTNIPFLLNVLENQKFLNGVLDTYFIDEHPQLFRFAKSKNRAQKLLNYLGEVLVNGPTTPLATKLKPAEVQPHVPQLPLDLSPEALAEEEEGTRKVTEPPRGFKQILQEQGPEGFAKAVRKQKSLLLMDTTFRDAHQSLLATRVRTHDLLKISPFVAHKFNNLYALENWGGATFDVALRFLHECPWERLEEMRKQIPNIPFQMLLRGANAVGYTNYPDNVVYKFCELSVQCGMDIFRVFDSLNYLPNLILGMEAAGNAGGVVEAAISYTGDVSDPKKTKYDLKYYTNLADELVKAGTHVLCIKDMAGLLKPQAASLLISAIREKHPDVPIHIHTHDTSGAGVASMLACAEAGADVVDVAVDSMSGMTSQPSMGAVVASLQGTNLDTGLGLPDISEYSAYWEQTRTLYAPFECTTTMKSGNADVYMNEIPGGQYTNLQFQAYSLGLGDFFEDVKKAYREANLLLGDIIKVTPSSKVVGDLAQFMVQNHLTAEQVLDRAEELSFPKSVVEFLQGAIGTPHGGFPEPLRSRVLKDMPRIEGRPGAQLAPLDFDSLKKSLQESHPDVKDRDVMSAALYPQVTNDFLNFRDTFGPVDKLNTRVFLTGPKVGEEFEVTIEKGKTLGFKTLAMAEDLTANGEREVFFELNGQLRSVLIRDKEAVKELHIHPKATKGNKNEVGAPMPGSVIEIKVKVGDHVEKGQPLVVLSAMKMEMVVQSPRAGVVKTLDISSGMKLEGEDLLLTLE from the exons ATGCAGCTGTTTAGTGCCCAACTCGCCGTGGCAGGGCTACGCCGATCAAATCGGGCTCGACTGTGGGCCATCAGCAAAAATGGCTTTGCAAGCCAAGTCGAGTACAAACCCATACGATCCGTGCTGGTTGCGAATCGAGGTGAAATTGCTATTCGAGTGTTTCGTGCTTGTACGGAACTGGGCATCCGCTCCGTAGCAGTTTACTCTGAACAGGACAAAATGCACATGCACCGCCAGAAGGCAGACGAATCTTACATAGTAGGAAAAGGGCTGGCCCCGGTTGAAGCATACCTGAACATTCCGGAAATTATTCGAGTGTGCAAGGAAAATGATGTAGATGCGGTCCATCCCGG TTATGGATTTTTATCAGAACGATCTGACTTTGCCCAAGCCGTAATCGATGCAGGATTACGATTCATTGGACCCTCGCCCAAGGTGGTACAACAGATGGGAGACAAGGTGGCGGCGCGTAAAGCAGCGATTGAAGCCGGAGTTCCTATCGTACCCGGCACAGACGGGCCGGTAACTACTAAAGACGAGGCAGTGGAATTTTGCCGCAAACATGGTCTGCCTGTCATTTTCAAAGCTGCTTACGGTGGAGGTGGCCGTGGTATGCGCGTTGTACGTAAAATGGATGAAGTGGAAGACAATTTTTTGCGCGCCAGCTCGGAGGCCAAGGCCGCCTTCGGCAACGGAGCAATGTTCATCGAAAAGTTCATTGAGCGCCCGCGTCATATCGAGGTACAGCTGCTTGGTGACAAAGCAGGTAATGTCGTCCATCTATACGAGCGTGATTGTTCCGTACAAAGACGCCACCAGAAAGTTGTAGAGATCGCCCCTGCACCCCGTCTACCTATCGAAGTGCGGGACAAAATGACCGAGTACGCTGTACGTTTGGCGCGTCACGTGGGCTATGAAAATGCCGGCACGGTCGAATTTCTGTGCGACGAATCGGGTAACTTTTACTTCATCGAAGTTAATGCCCGACTGCAAGTTGAGCACACCGTTACCGAGGAGATTACCGGCATTGATCTGGTACAGTCACAGATTCGTGTTGCCGAAGGTATGACTCTACCGGAATTGGGCTACACGCAGGAAAACATCAAACCACAAGGATACGCCATTCAGTGCCGTGTTACGACGGAAGATCCAGCGAATGATTTCCAACCCAATACGGGACGTTTGGAAGTGTTCCGTTCCGGTGAAGGTATGGGTATTCGGTTGGATAGTGCTTCAGCGTACGCTGGTGCCATCATTTCACCGTACTACGATTCTCTTCTGGTCAAAGTCATATCGCATGCCTCCGATCTACAGTCGTCTGCAGCGAAAATGAATCGTGCTTTGCGAGAGTTCCGTATCCGTGgtgttaaaacaaacattccgtTCTTGCTCAATGTGcttgaaaatcaaaaattcttaaatggCGTCCTTGACACCTACTTTATCGATGAACATCCGCAACTGTTCCGATTTGCCAAATCGAAAAACCGTGCCCAGAAGCTGCTTAACTACCTTGGGGAGGTGTTGGTAAATGGTCCAACAACGCCATTAGCCACGAAACTAAAGCCCGCTGAAGTGCAACCACACGTACCTCAACTGCCATTGG ATCTCTCACCGGAGGCACTGGCCGAGGAAGAAGAGGGTACAAGAAAAG TTACAGAGCCACCGCGTGGTTTCAAACAAATTCTGCAAGAGCAAGGCCCGGAAGGTTTTGCGAAAGCGGTACGGAAACAAAAGAGTCTACTGCTGATGGATACAACGTTCCGTGACGCCCATCAATCCCTTCTGGCAACCCGTGTACGAACACATGATCTGTTAAAGATTTCCCCGTTTGTGGCGCATAAATTTAACAACCTGTACGCGCTAGAAAACTGGGGTGGTGCCACCTTCGACGTAGCACTCCGATTCCTACACGAGTGTCCGTGGGAACGGTTGGAGGAAATGCGCAAGCAGATTCCCAACATCCCCTTCCAAATGCTGTTGCGTGGCGCGAACGCCGTTGGATACACGAACTATCCCGATAATGTGGTTTACAAATTCTGTGAACTATCG GTACAATGTGGAATGGATATTTTCCGAGTGTTCGATTCGTTGAACTATCTGCCAAACTTGATCCTCGGTATGGAAGCGGCCGGTAATGCTGGAGGTGTGGTTGAAGCCGCCATCTCGTACACTGGAGATGTCAGTGAtccgaaaaaaacaaagtacgACTTGAAATATTACACCAACCTTGCCGATGAGTTAGTCAAAGCCGGTACACACGTCCTCTGTATCAAAGATATGGCCGGATTGCTGAAACCACAGGCAGCAAG CTTGCTCATTTCGGCTATTCGAGAAAAACACCCGGATGTTCCAATTCATATTCACACTCATGACACCTCCGGAGCAGGTGTAGCTTCGATGCTAGCATGTGCAGAGGCTGGGGCAGATGTAGTTGACGTCGCGGTCGATTCTATGTCAGGAATGACATCTCAACCCAGTATGGGAGCTGTAGTTGCGTCACTGCAGGGCACCAATCTCGATACTGGTCTGGGATTACCAGATATTAGTGAATATTCTGCTTACTGGGAGCAAACTCGTACACTGTACGCTCCGTTCGAGTGCACAACTACTATGAAATCGGGTAATGCCGACGTTTACATGAACGAAATTCCTGGCGGACAGTACACAAATCTGCAGTTCCAAGCCTACTCACTCGGATTGGGTGATTTCTTTGAAGACGTCAAAAAGGCATACCGCGAGGCAAATCTGTTGCTGGGTGATATAATTAAGGTTACGCCTTCATCAAAGGTCGTTGGTGACTTGGCCCAGTTTATGGTGCAGAACCATTTGACCGCCGAACAAGTACTAGATCGGGCAGAGGAACTTTCCTTCCCCAAGTCGGTTGTCGAGTTCCTACAAGGAGCTATCGGCACACCGCACGGTGGTTTCCCGGAGCCACTGCGATCCCGAGTGCTTAAGGATATGCCACGCATAGAGGGACGCCCTGGTGCACAGCTTGCGCCTCTCGACTTCGATTCACTCAAAAAATCGCTTCAGGAATCTCATCCCGACGTGAAGGATCGTGATGTCATGTCGGCAGCCCTATATCCTCAAGTTACGAACGATTTCCTTAACTTCCGTGACACGTTCGGTCCGGTAGACAAGCTAAACACTCGTGTCTTCCTCACCGGTCCGAAGGTGGGCGAAGAGTTTGAGGTCACGATCGAGAAAGGTAAAACGCTTGGTTTCAAGACGCTAGCTATGGCCGAAGATCTCACCGCTAACGGTGAACGCGAAGTATTCTTCGAACTTAATGGCCAATTGCGCTCCGTACTAATCCGCGACAAGGAAGCAGTCAAGGAATTGCATATTCACCCCAAGGCAACTAAGGGCAACAAGAATGAAGTTGGAGCACCTATGCCTGGCTCTGTTATTG AAATTAAGGTGAAAGTTGGAGACCACGTCGAGAAGGGCCAACCACTGGTAGTACTGTCGGCAATGAAGATGGAAATGGTTGTCCAATCACCCCGAGCTGGTGTCGTGAAAACACTAGACATTAGCAGCGGCATGAAGCTGGAGGGAGAAGACTTGCTGCTAACCTTGGAATGA
- the LOC125771603 gene encoding pyruvate carboxylase, mitochondrial isoform X2 codes for MQLFSAQLAVAGLRRSNRARLWAISKNGFASQVEYKPIRSVLVANRGEIAIRVFRACTELGIRSVAVYSEQDKMHMHRQKADESYIVGKGLAPVEAYLNIPEIIRVCKENDVDAVHPGYGFLSERSDFAQAVIDAGLRFIGPSPKVVQQMGDKVAARKAAIEAGVPIVPGTDGPVTTKDEAVEFCRKHGLPVIFKAAYGGGGRGMRVVRKMDEVEDNFLRASSEAKAAFGNGAMFIEKFIERPRHIEVQLLGDKAGNVVHLYERDCSVQRRHQKVVEIAPAPRLPIEVRDKMTEYAVRLARHVGYENAGTVEFLCDESGNFYFIEVNARLQVEHTVTEEITGIDLVQSQIRVAEGMTLPELGYTQENIKPQGYAIQCRVTTEDPANDFQPNTGRLEVFRSGEGMGIRLDSASAYAGAIISPYYDSLLVKVISHASDLQSSAAKMNRALREFRIRGVKTNIPFLLNVLENQKFLNGVLDTYFIDEHPQLFRFAKSKNRAQKLLNYLGEVLVNGPTTPLATKLKPAEVQPHVPQLPLVTEPPRGFKQILQEQGPEGFAKAVRKQKSLLLMDTTFRDAHQSLLATRVRTHDLLKISPFVAHKFNNLYALENWGGATFDVALRFLHECPWERLEEMRKQIPNIPFQMLLRGANAVGYTNYPDNVVYKFCELSVQCGMDIFRVFDSLNYLPNLILGMEAAGNAGGVVEAAISYTGDVSDPKKTKYDLKYYTNLADELVKAGTHVLCIKDMAGLLKPQAASLLISAIREKHPDVPIHIHTHDTSGAGVASMLACAEAGADVVDVAVDSMSGMTSQPSMGAVVASLQGTNLDTGLGLPDISEYSAYWEQTRTLYAPFECTTTMKSGNADVYMNEIPGGQYTNLQFQAYSLGLGDFFEDVKKAYREANLLLGDIIKVTPSSKVVGDLAQFMVQNHLTAEQVLDRAEELSFPKSVVEFLQGAIGTPHGGFPEPLRSRVLKDMPRIEGRPGAQLAPLDFDSLKKSLQESHPDVKDRDVMSAALYPQVTNDFLNFRDTFGPVDKLNTRVFLTGPKVGEEFEVTIEKGKTLGFKTLAMAEDLTANGEREVFFELNGQLRSVLIRDKEAVKELHIHPKATKGNKNEVGAPMPGSVIEIKVKVGDHVEKGQPLVVLSAMKMEMVVQSPRAGVVKTLDISSGMKLEGEDLLLTLE; via the exons ATGCAGCTGTTTAGTGCCCAACTCGCCGTGGCAGGGCTACGCCGATCAAATCGGGCTCGACTGTGGGCCATCAGCAAAAATGGCTTTGCAAGCCAAGTCGAGTACAAACCCATACGATCCGTGCTGGTTGCGAATCGAGGTGAAATTGCTATTCGAGTGTTTCGTGCTTGTACGGAACTGGGCATCCGCTCCGTAGCAGTTTACTCTGAACAGGACAAAATGCACATGCACCGCCAGAAGGCAGACGAATCTTACATAGTAGGAAAAGGGCTGGCCCCGGTTGAAGCATACCTGAACATTCCGGAAATTATTCGAGTGTGCAAGGAAAATGATGTAGATGCGGTCCATCCCGG TTATGGATTTTTATCAGAACGATCTGACTTTGCCCAAGCCGTAATCGATGCAGGATTACGATTCATTGGACCCTCGCCCAAGGTGGTACAACAGATGGGAGACAAGGTGGCGGCGCGTAAAGCAGCGATTGAAGCCGGAGTTCCTATCGTACCCGGCACAGACGGGCCGGTAACTACTAAAGACGAGGCAGTGGAATTTTGCCGCAAACATGGTCTGCCTGTCATTTTCAAAGCTGCTTACGGTGGAGGTGGCCGTGGTATGCGCGTTGTACGTAAAATGGATGAAGTGGAAGACAATTTTTTGCGCGCCAGCTCGGAGGCCAAGGCCGCCTTCGGCAACGGAGCAATGTTCATCGAAAAGTTCATTGAGCGCCCGCGTCATATCGAGGTACAGCTGCTTGGTGACAAAGCAGGTAATGTCGTCCATCTATACGAGCGTGATTGTTCCGTACAAAGACGCCACCAGAAAGTTGTAGAGATCGCCCCTGCACCCCGTCTACCTATCGAAGTGCGGGACAAAATGACCGAGTACGCTGTACGTTTGGCGCGTCACGTGGGCTATGAAAATGCCGGCACGGTCGAATTTCTGTGCGACGAATCGGGTAACTTTTACTTCATCGAAGTTAATGCCCGACTGCAAGTTGAGCACACCGTTACCGAGGAGATTACCGGCATTGATCTGGTACAGTCACAGATTCGTGTTGCCGAAGGTATGACTCTACCGGAATTGGGCTACACGCAGGAAAACATCAAACCACAAGGATACGCCATTCAGTGCCGTGTTACGACGGAAGATCCAGCGAATGATTTCCAACCCAATACGGGACGTTTGGAAGTGTTCCGTTCCGGTGAAGGTATGGGTATTCGGTTGGATAGTGCTTCAGCGTACGCTGGTGCCATCATTTCACCGTACTACGATTCTCTTCTGGTCAAAGTCATATCGCATGCCTCCGATCTACAGTCGTCTGCAGCGAAAATGAATCGTGCTTTGCGAGAGTTCCGTATCCGTGgtgttaaaacaaacattccgtTCTTGCTCAATGTGcttgaaaatcaaaaattcttaaatggCGTCCTTGACACCTACTTTATCGATGAACATCCGCAACTGTTCCGATTTGCCAAATCGAAAAACCGTGCCCAGAAGCTGCTTAACTACCTTGGGGAGGTGTTGGTAAATGGTCCAACAACGCCATTAGCCACGAAACTAAAGCCCGCTGAAGTGCAACCACACGTACCTCAACTGCCATTGG TTACAGAGCCACCGCGTGGTTTCAAACAAATTCTGCAAGAGCAAGGCCCGGAAGGTTTTGCGAAAGCGGTACGGAAACAAAAGAGTCTACTGCTGATGGATACAACGTTCCGTGACGCCCATCAATCCCTTCTGGCAACCCGTGTACGAACACATGATCTGTTAAAGATTTCCCCGTTTGTGGCGCATAAATTTAACAACCTGTACGCGCTAGAAAACTGGGGTGGTGCCACCTTCGACGTAGCACTCCGATTCCTACACGAGTGTCCGTGGGAACGGTTGGAGGAAATGCGCAAGCAGATTCCCAACATCCCCTTCCAAATGCTGTTGCGTGGCGCGAACGCCGTTGGATACACGAACTATCCCGATAATGTGGTTTACAAATTCTGTGAACTATCG GTACAATGTGGAATGGATATTTTCCGAGTGTTCGATTCGTTGAACTATCTGCCAAACTTGATCCTCGGTATGGAAGCGGCCGGTAATGCTGGAGGTGTGGTTGAAGCCGCCATCTCGTACACTGGAGATGTCAGTGAtccgaaaaaaacaaagtacgACTTGAAATATTACACCAACCTTGCCGATGAGTTAGTCAAAGCCGGTACACACGTCCTCTGTATCAAAGATATGGCCGGATTGCTGAAACCACAGGCAGCAAG CTTGCTCATTTCGGCTATTCGAGAAAAACACCCGGATGTTCCAATTCATATTCACACTCATGACACCTCCGGAGCAGGTGTAGCTTCGATGCTAGCATGTGCAGAGGCTGGGGCAGATGTAGTTGACGTCGCGGTCGATTCTATGTCAGGAATGACATCTCAACCCAGTATGGGAGCTGTAGTTGCGTCACTGCAGGGCACCAATCTCGATACTGGTCTGGGATTACCAGATATTAGTGAATATTCTGCTTACTGGGAGCAAACTCGTACACTGTACGCTCCGTTCGAGTGCACAACTACTATGAAATCGGGTAATGCCGACGTTTACATGAACGAAATTCCTGGCGGACAGTACACAAATCTGCAGTTCCAAGCCTACTCACTCGGATTGGGTGATTTCTTTGAAGACGTCAAAAAGGCATACCGCGAGGCAAATCTGTTGCTGGGTGATATAATTAAGGTTACGCCTTCATCAAAGGTCGTTGGTGACTTGGCCCAGTTTATGGTGCAGAACCATTTGACCGCCGAACAAGTACTAGATCGGGCAGAGGAACTTTCCTTCCCCAAGTCGGTTGTCGAGTTCCTACAAGGAGCTATCGGCACACCGCACGGTGGTTTCCCGGAGCCACTGCGATCCCGAGTGCTTAAGGATATGCCACGCATAGAGGGACGCCCTGGTGCACAGCTTGCGCCTCTCGACTTCGATTCACTCAAAAAATCGCTTCAGGAATCTCATCCCGACGTGAAGGATCGTGATGTCATGTCGGCAGCCCTATATCCTCAAGTTACGAACGATTTCCTTAACTTCCGTGACACGTTCGGTCCGGTAGACAAGCTAAACACTCGTGTCTTCCTCACCGGTCCGAAGGTGGGCGAAGAGTTTGAGGTCACGATCGAGAAAGGTAAAACGCTTGGTTTCAAGACGCTAGCTATGGCCGAAGATCTCACCGCTAACGGTGAACGCGAAGTATTCTTCGAACTTAATGGCCAATTGCGCTCCGTACTAATCCGCGACAAGGAAGCAGTCAAGGAATTGCATATTCACCCCAAGGCAACTAAGGGCAACAAGAATGAAGTTGGAGCACCTATGCCTGGCTCTGTTATTG AAATTAAGGTGAAAGTTGGAGACCACGTCGAGAAGGGCCAACCACTGGTAGTACTGTCGGCAATGAAGATGGAAATGGTTGTCCAATCACCCCGAGCTGGTGTCGTGAAAACACTAGACATTAGCAGCGGCATGAAGCTGGAGGGAGAAGACTTGCTGCTAACCTTGGAATGA